GTTCTAGATAAGCAATAATATCTCATACTTTTATGCATTATTTTTACTGATGAATACTTATGCATTATCGATACCACAGGAACAACCtttaatttatattttataACTGGACTAGTACAGTAGCCTAACTGAAAACTTAATTGAGAATGATTTAAGTTTTTGTTCAGACGTTCGTATATGTCAGTTTTTGCTAGTTTGTTCAgcaaatcaatctaatcaagcatTTTTTTTATCAGCATTCAATCAAGCAATTATACTTATTCCTATTTTTATTTAACAAATATTAATTACGATGACAACTATACTATTTTTCACCTGCAATTATACTCATTCCTTATAGCATTTCTATAGCTTATGATAAGCAATTTACATTTTTTGATTTTGGCAAATGTGTTTCTTGTGTTTTGTGCTAATCTTAATCAGAACTGGATATAAAAAACTGAGATCTGCACCATCATATGATTCTGATCTAGAAGCATATAAATTTAACCAGAATGATATATACATCATGTTTCTACTCTCAATTATAGGCTTCTTTTTCTCTTGTCGTGGCAGTATTTGTTCTAGATACTACATTTTTTATGATACAAGCATCACTAGTTTTTTTATTAGGCAATAATATATAGGAATTAGGCAATAATATGTGTTACAATGAGTATTTTTTCGTAGAATGTTACATCCGGATTCTGCATGCTGCTAGTAACAGGAGCAAAAACAGTTCGTCTCTGATTTGGGGTGCCTTCCTGCGCAACGCCCCCACACCTgaaatctctctccctctccccctctccctccctctccccctctccctccctctccctctctgatTTGGGGTGCCTTTGACTTTTGGCTTCGTTTCCATCACCCAGGGAAGGATGGAGCTGGGGGGTGCAGGCAGCGAAGAGCTGGCAGTGATTCCAGCGATTGGTGTTCCTCTCGTCACCACATCAATCACCAAATCAGAGAGGAACTTGAGGCTCGGCCATACGTAAGGTCAGGAAGTATCTCGCCAAGATGAACAGAGCCGTGGATTACGACTTCCAGGATGATGATGACCTCCGCTATGTCCACTTCAAGTCGCCGTTCAACTGCCCCTCCCTCATCGTCCATCGTCCGCCCCTTAGGCTCCGGTATGCTGTGTTGCTTCACGCTCCTGCTTGTTGGTTTGTACGCACGTGCGCAGAGGTAAATTTTGAGTTATTTGGTAATTTTGATGGACTCCTCCATGTTGTTTGGGTGTCTGTGTGTAGGAAGAACAAGGGGGAAGCGCATCCTCTGCCTCGTTAGGAGCAGCAGCGTGGACTACCTGCAGCAATGGTGCACCACTTGATTTGGTTGATTTGGTACTGTGTGATTCTAGCGTTGTTGTTGACTTTGCCATCTGTTTTTGGTTAGGGATTGTTGCAACCAATCTATGCTGCTGCTCACGACGATGGTGCTTGGTATTAGAGTAGGATTTCACAAACCAGGTATGCAACCAATCTATAGTTTTTTGAGTTTTAATACATGATTTTTGTGTTAGAGATGTAAGCAGTTTTGACAAAAATTCATAAGCATTTTAATTGGCTTAGTTATGTCCTTTTTCAGTCTGATATAGGCAATTTATAAGATACTAAAATATAGACAAACAGATCTTGTTCAGTCTCGTAATGTTTCAAAATTTTGCTTAGGAGGTTTAAGAAAATTGCTTATTGTAACTTGTTGAGTTGATTACCAGGATATAAAATGCAAGGAATTAGGTTGTGTGTGGGTTTTGATTATTTTTGCCTACTCACTTGTTTTAAGTTGCTTCTGAGTTCATTATATTGTGCCTAGAACTCCTGTTATGCATTGATGGACAAAAAGAAACCTAATGCAGAGTGTCGGTGTTCAGATCAAgcaaaaattttacatttcaTATGTCTCACGTGACAGCTGATAGACTCTACTTTTGTCTGGAACCAAATCTTTACATTATTACAATCACAAGAAAAATGGACTAGGTTCAGCAAAAGCCTTTTTCCGAATCAAAAGTTCCTTACTTATTTTCTCAATACATTTTTGGAGCAGTGGAGTTGGTTGACTTGCAAATTTCGCACTTCTTTCCTCTTTTGCCAGAGCATTCATCCCCTTAGCTAGcacatttttcttcttttactATTTAACTTTCAATTTTAGTGGGTTGTTTATGTTTAGCGATGTATTGCACGACTAGCGGCAGCTAGATTAGTTGAGTTATCAAGGCTTATAGTTGAGATATCACCAGTATGACATGCCTATAGTTGCATCTGATTAGTTACCTAACTTTATTAGACTGTCAGAAAGGAATAATAGCTatgagaagaggcaaataatggTACTATAATCAAGCAATACTGTCGTAACTCGTAAGGTCAAGGCAAAATAGTGCAAATCGCTCGACATCTTTTATAACATTCTTTCTTCTCAAATTTTGGTTTATTTTTTCGGTTCTTACATTATAGGTCCCCAAGTTATCTGTCAGGGGAGATCAAGTACAAAGTATGGAGCAAATATGATGTGCAGGTGAACCAGATCAAGTAAATAAGTACATATGTAGCAAGAGCGAGTATATTTCTTGTCTTATTTGTCTAAATATGTACTTTATTAGGCAGTAATATTATTTAGATTAGACAAATTATGAAATTATTTTAGGCAATATTGTGGCTCTGAATTATAATAACATGGCCACAAACTTATGCAATTATGTGTTTCTGAATTAGCAAAAATATGATAATGAATTAGGTCATATAGAACTAGCAATGTTTGTTACTAGAGATAGTCAACCTAGCTAATATTTACTCCTAATATCAACTGCACTTGCTATTCTTTCACTAATCTATGTTTCATTTCCTCATTTCAGTCACACAAAATGGTGTTTAGGACCTGAAATTTGATGTGCTTTTTTTTTGCTTGCAAGATTCCTAAGCGAATCGGCACTATAACATGCTCTTCATCCCTTATAAGTTTCCAACTTCGATACATAATGAAGACTTTTTTCTCACGGTTTGTGTTTGGTGGCTTCAAAGTTTATTGGATTGTCATCGTCAGCAGTTTAGTTGCAGCTCAACCTTGATTTGATTTACGAGCAGCTTGATAGTAGTTGTAGTAGCTCTATCTTTTCTTTGATCAGTACAAAGTGGAGGCAATTAGGCAATCGCAGCACTACGAGTCATGAATGTTCAGTTTTGCCTGTGGAGGTAGTTTGGATTCACGGAGGCAGAGGCAAATATGTTTGTGTAAATAGCCTATTATGTACCAAATTACTAGGTTTGCAATCATTTGCAGTTCTAAGTTATATGTTGTATACCTAAACATATGTACATTCTGAATAAAATTGCTTGTTATGTTCATACTGTTTTTACTGGTCCTAGATCATCTTGTGACAATGTATTTGAGCTGCAGtgttatttttttttccaaaaagagAAAGTGGATAAAGCTGGAAGATTCTGGTTTCCAAAAAGGGATAGGCCGCTGTACGTTAGCTGGGTCCATGTTGTATACCTAAACATATGTACATTCTGAATAAAATTGCTTGTTATGTTCATACTGTTTTTTCTGGTCCTAGATCATCTTGTGACAGCGTATTTGAGCTGCAGtgttatttttttttccaaaaagagAAAGTGGATAAAGTTGGAATATTCTTGTTTCCAAAAAGGGATAGGCCGTACGGCCGGCCTaatttacggccggccgtacgtTAGCTGGGTCCTTGTATTTTTTCCCCTTATAAACCCTCTTTTCTCCTGGACGCATTCGATGCCTGTCTGAAGTGCTGCCATCCATCCCCCTCTCATCGCATGCATGATGGGTTTAGAGCATCTCCATCAGTTtttcaataatttttttaataactgGTATTGGAAGATGTTCCAATAACAGTTGTACGATTATAAGGGGGTTGCTTTTGCAGTCTCCCAATAATCTTTTCTCAATACAACTAACATATTAGGATAACATAAATCCTCCCTTAATTTGAGAGGGGTTGGGGTGAAATATTGGGACAATCCAATAGTTAttagaaaaaaagaagatgCATTGAGGAATTATTGGAGCACATCCTTTTTCCAATAGTAGAAGTTTATTGGAGAATGTGGGACCGTTGGAGGCTCATTGAAGCTCGAAACCCATAAAATCCCCCGACCCCTAATCTAAGCTCTTCATGGTATAAACACTTCAAACCTAGTGAGCGTGAGCCTTCTCTCGACCCTGGCTGAAAACAAGGAATATATTTGAATCACTTATTGTGTTCTCTCGGGACATTCCTAGAGCTGATTCCAAATCCAAAATTTGGCACAAATAAACGCATAGCCTAGTTTTATTACTCGTATAGGTCAGTTAGAGTTGAGTCCCAACTATTGCAGCTTATAATAAGTTAGAAACATAATCACCGAAGTTCTCAGGACAACGTATTAAGGAATAAGAATCAGGGAGCGGGGAACGGCATTTGGAATGAATTTTTACACTATGGGAACGAAAAATGTTTCTAGTTCCCATCCCTGGAATGCCGTTCCCGAAACGTGGGCGTTCCACGCTCTCGGTGACTATGATTAGAACTTAAAAACTAGAAAGACCCAAGCAAGGGAGCCTATAGGTaggtgttgacagccaaaattggcaccaaccggtatgaccggtatgaccgagcggtctgaccggtcaaggtACTGTGGCATGTCCGAcaggggccgaccggtctgaccggttcaggtagagtccgagtacaactagagatttttatagatttagatctgtaaacaggatttcttgcgggataagtccaccccaccctataaatataaagggtcacagcCGATTAGAGgatccaatcgaacaaaatcaatacaaactttactttttatcttcttctacaaaccctagcttttccaaccccatctgctgttcttccctCGTCTCCGtgacgtttgaaggcgttctaggtggcctgccgatcttagaacaaccctacgtgtgcctaccctgacggggtccctcccgggttcgcgttcgtcggccgtcgccaattctcaccggcgaccggtctgaccggttccttagaccggtctgaccgctccacgcagaagagctgcatcgagctctttctc
This sequence is a window from Panicum virgatum strain AP13 chromosome 7K, P.virgatum_v5, whole genome shotgun sequence. Protein-coding genes within it:
- the LOC120641394 gene encoding uncharacterized protein LOC120641394, which codes for MMMTSAMSTSSRRSTAPPSSSIVRPLGSGRTRGKRILCLVRSSSVDYLQQWDCCNQSMLLLTTMVLGIRVGFHKPGPQVICQGRSSTKYGANMMCSHTKWCLGPEI